The DNA window TCGACGACCGCCGGGCTCACCGTGCTCATCTCGATCAGGATGCCGTCGCGGGTCAGCCCGGCCACGAGGCCCTGCGGCCCGCGGGTCACCGCCTCCAGCGCGGCGTCGTCGGTGACCATGGTGAACACCGCGGCGGCGCGCTCGGCGACCTCGCGGGGGGACGCGGCCAGGCGCAGGCCCGCGCGCACGAGGTCGGCGGCCTTCGACGCGGTCCGGTTGTAGCCGTGGACGGTGTAGCCGGCGTCGAGGAGCCGTCGCGCCATCCGGCCGCCCATCGCGCCGAGGCCGACGAAGCCGAGGGGCGCAGTCATTTGCGGCGGGCGGACAGCCTCTTACTCCTGGTGGGTCGTCTGCGTCCCTTGGACTGTTCTCGTGTTCGTTCGGCTCGCCTTGGGCTGCGCCTCGCCCTGCCGACCGCGATCACGCTGATCTCGATCTTGCAGTTGGCGTGGGTCGCGAGCCGCGAGACCTCAACCGTGGTGGTGGTCGGCCGATGAGCGCCCAGGTACGAGCCCCAGACCGCGTTGAGATCGTCCTGCTCGGCGACGTCGGTCAGGAATCGCGTCGCCGAGACCACGTCGGCCAGCGTACAGCCCGCGGCGGCCAGCGTGGTCTCGAGGTTCTGCATCAGCAGCACCGCCTGCTCGCGCATGCTGGTCGGCAGATCGAACTCTTCCTCGCGGTGGGGATGGCTGTGGTAGACGGGCGCGGCGGTGAGGCCCGAGAGGAAGAGCAAGCTCCCGCGCCGGACCAGCAGCGCGGGAGCGTAGGGCATCTCCACGTGCCGCTTGTCCGGATGATGTATGGCCTGAACGTCCTTTCGCATGACACGGCATGATTGACGCTCGCCCCGCCGCCGTCAAGCGTCTTTCGGGGCCGGAACCTTGACACCTTCCGGTATGTTTGCTAGAAGAAAGACCCACTTCGGCCGCTCCGCCCGATCCTGTCCTCTCAGGAGGAATCGCATGACAACCAGGTGTCTCAAGCGCGCCGTCTCGGCCGCCCTCGCCGGCGTCGTGCTCGTCTCGCTGCCGCTGCCCGCTCCCGCGCAGACGCCCATCCGCATCGGCGCCTCGCTGTCCGTCACGGGCACCTACGCCAAGCCGGGCACCCAGCAGAAGGAAGGCTATGACGTCTGCGTGGACGAGCTGAACGCCAAGGGCGGTCTGCTCGGCCGCAAGGTCGAGTTCGTGGTCTACGACGACCAGTCGATGCCGGCCACCGCGGTGAAGCTCTACGAGAAGCTGATCACCGAGGACAAGGTCGACGCGGTGATGGGGCCGTACTCCTCGGCGGTGAGCGAGGCGGTGGCCAACGTGACCGAGAAGTACAAGAAGGTCATGGTGGCGCCGCTCGCCGCGACCACGTCCATCTTCAAGAAGGGCCGCAAGTACATCTTCATGGTGATCTCGCCGGCCGAGGTATACCTCGAAGGCCTCGTGGACATGGCGGCCAAGCGCGGACTGAAGACGGTGGCCATCATCAACGAGGACACCCTCTTTCCGAAAGCGTCGGCCGCCGGCACCGCGGAGGCGGCCAAGAAGCGCGGCCTGCAGGTGGTGCTGCAGGAATCCTATCCCAAGGGCAACACCGACTTCTCGGCGCTCCTCGTGAAGATCAAGGCGCTCAATCCGGACGTGATCGCGGCGGGCACCTACTTCGACGACGCGGTGGCGATCACCCGCCAGATGAAGGAGCTGAACGTCAACCCGAAGATGTTCGGGCTCACGGTGGGCGGAGACTTGCCCGAGTTCCACGACCTGCTCAAGCAGAATGCGGAATACGTCTACGGCTCCACCCAGTGGGACGACGCGCTGCCGTATCCGGGGGCGAAGGATTTCTTGACCGCCTTCACCCGGAAGTTCAAGCACGAGCCGTCGTATCACGCGGCGGCCGGCTACGCGGGCTGCCTGATCTACGCGGAGGCGGTGAAGCGGGCCGGCTCGCTCGACGCGGACAAGGTGCGCGAGCAGCTGCTGAAGCTCGAGACCAAGACCGCGTTCGGCGACTACAAGGTGGACGCCGACGGTTTCCAGGTCGCCCACAAGATGGTCATGCTGCAATGGCAGGACGGCAAGCGGGTGGTGGTGTGGCCCGACGATCTGGCCAGCGGCAAGCCGCGTTACCCGACGCCGGAGTGGAACAAGCGGTAGCCCGCCGCCGTTGCTGAGCCGTCCCGCCGCGCGCGTCCGCCGAGACCTCGGCGGGCGCCGCCGGGCGCCGGAGGCCTCGTGGGCGTCCTGATCACGCCGACCATGATCGGCCAGGTCGTGATCTCCGGCCTGCTCGCCGGCTCGCTCTACGCGCTGGTCGCCCTGGGCCTCGGGCTGATCTTCGGCGTGATGCGCGTGCTGAATGTCGCCCACGGCCCGCTGATGATGCTGGGGGCCTACACCACCTTCTGGCTCTTCCATTGGTGGGGGTTCAATCCCTACCTCTCGCTGCTGATCACCATGCCCCTGCTGTTCCTGGTCGGGGTGGTGCTGCAGCACTTCCTGGTGCGCCGCGTGGTCGACGCCCCCGAGCTGTCCTCGCTGCTGCTCACGTTCGGCGTGTCGATCGCGCTCGTGAACCTGGCCCAGCTCGCCTTCACCTCCGACCTGCGCTCGGTCGAGTTCCTCACCGGCTCGTTCATCGCGGGCCCCTACGCGCTGTCCAAGCCGCGGCTGGCCGCGTGCGCCTTCGCGGTGGCCATCACCATCGGCGCGTTCGTGTTCCTCCGGTCCACCCGGCTCGGCAAGGCGGTGCGCGCGGTGTCCCAGAGCCGTGAGGTGGCGCAGGTGTGCGGCATCGATGTGCAGCGCATCCACCTGCTCGCCTTCGGGATCGGCTCGGCGCTGGCCGCGGCCGGGGGCACGCTGGTCGCGGTCATGGTCGCGATCCAGCCCGAGATGGGCCAGGTCTACACGTTCAAGTCGTTTCTCGTCATCGTGCTGGGCGGTGCGGGCAACTACCCGGGCGCGTTGCTGGGCGGTCTCCTCCTCGGGCTGGTGGAGCAGCTCGCCTCGCTCTTCCTCACCACGCAGGTCAACGAGGCGGTGGCCTACGTGCTGCTCGTCCTGGTGCTGCTGATCCGGCCGACCGGCCTGCTCAAGGGGCGCGTGTGAAGCGCGGGCTCCCGATCGCGCTCGCGCTGGCCGCGATCGGCCTCACGCTCTATCCAGTGCAGGCGACCGGGTACGGCATCCGCGTGATGCTGCAGCTGTTCATGTGGATCGCGCTGGCCCAGTCCTGGAACCTGATCTCCGGGCTCACCGGCTACGTCTCGTTCGGCCACGTCGCGTTCTTCGGCACGGGCGCCTACGCCTCGAGCCTGCTGATCGTGAAGGCGGGATGGCCGTGGCCGCTCGCCTGCCTCGGCGGCGGGGTGGTGGCCGCGGGCGTGGCCCTGGTCATCGGCTGGCCGTGCCTGCGGCTGAAGGGGCCGTACTTCGCCATCGCGATGCTCGGCCTCAACGAGGTGCTGCGGGTGATCGCGTCCTACTACGAGGGGCTCACCGGCGGGGGCAACGGCCTCTCGCTGCCCACGCTGTATGCGAGCGTGCAGATCTACTACGCGATGGGGCTTGTGGCCGCCGCGGTGACGCTGGTGGCCTACGTCATCCTCACCTCGCGCTTCGGCCTGCGGCTCATGACCATCCGCGAGGACGAGGTGGCCGCCGAGTCGATGGGCATCGACACCCTCCGCTACAAGCTCTACGCGTTCCTGCTCTCCGCGATCGGACCGGGCATCGTGGGGGGGCTCTCC is part of the Candidatus Methylomirabilota bacterium genome and encodes:
- a CDS encoding RidA family protein, coding for MRKDVQAIHHPDKRHVEMPYAPALLVRRGSLLFLSGLTAAPVYHSHPHREEEFDLPTSMREQAVLLMQNLETTLAAAGCTLADVVSATRFLTDVAEQDDLNAVWGSYLGAHRPTTTTVEVSRLATHANCKIEISVIAVGRARRSPRRAERTREQSKGRRRPTRSKRLSARRK
- a CDS encoding amino acid ABC transporter substrate-binding protein, which encodes MTTRCLKRAVSAALAGVVLVSLPLPAPAQTPIRIGASLSVTGTYAKPGTQQKEGYDVCVDELNAKGGLLGRKVEFVVYDDQSMPATAVKLYEKLITEDKVDAVMGPYSSAVSEAVANVTEKYKKVMVAPLAATTSIFKKGRKYIFMVISPAEVYLEGLVDMAAKRGLKTVAIINEDTLFPKASAAGTAEAAKKRGLQVVLQESYPKGNTDFSALLVKIKALNPDVIAAGTYFDDAVAITRQMKELNVNPKMFGLTVGGDLPEFHDLLKQNAEYVYGSTQWDDALPYPGAKDFLTAFTRKFKHEPSYHAAAGYAGCLIYAEAVKRAGSLDADKVREQLLKLETKTAFGDYKVDADGFQVAHKMVMLQWQDGKRVVVWPDDLASGKPRYPTPEWNKR
- a CDS encoding branched-chain amino acid ABC transporter permease, translated to MGVLITPTMIGQVVISGLLAGSLYALVALGLGLIFGVMRVLNVAHGPLMMLGAYTTFWLFHWWGFNPYLSLLITMPLLFLVGVVLQHFLVRRVVDAPELSSLLLTFGVSIALVNLAQLAFTSDLRSVEFLTGSFIAGPYALSKPRLAACAFAVAITIGAFVFLRSTRLGKAVRAVSQSREVAQVCGIDVQRIHLLAFGIGSALAAAGGTLVAVMVAIQPEMGQVYTFKSFLVIVLGGAGNYPGALLGGLLLGLVEQLASLFLTTQVNEAVAYVLLVLVLLIRPTGLLKGRV
- a CDS encoding branched-chain amino acid ABC transporter permease, whose amino-acid sequence is MKRGLPIALALAAIGLTLYPVQATGYGIRVMLQLFMWIALAQSWNLISGLTGYVSFGHVAFFGTGAYASSLLIVKAGWPWPLACLGGGVVAAGVALVIGWPCLRLKGPYFAIAMLGLNEVLRVIASYYEGLTGGGNGLSLPTLYASVQIYYAMGLVAAAVTLVAYVILTSRFGLRLMTIREDEVAAESMGIDTLRYKLYAFLLSAIGPGIVGGLSARDQGYIEPISVFPLIMTITMIVMVLFGGKGTIWGPVLGATVLFAFQEAVWARFIYLHQLLFGAIIVAVVLLMPRGILGVLQQKYNLPRTI